A single Bosea sp. PAMC 26642 DNA region contains:
- a CDS encoding SDR family oxidoreductase, giving the protein MASEGFARDLTGKTAIVTGGSQGLGEAIAREFASRGLGGLLLTGRNRERGEAVAASLRSATCDARFHAADLADLESVRAIVPFTEASFGRIDILVNAAGDTDRGSIFDTSPDLYERIMAVNLRAPFFLIQDAAEAMRRLSIEGAIVNIQSMSAHGGQPFLSAYSVSKAALAALTKNAAYGLLAHRIRVNGLNIGWMATPGEDAIMRKRHGAQDGWLEEAQGKQPFGRLLDPREVAKAVAYLASAESGLMTGANIDFDQSILGAHD; this is encoded by the coding sequence GTGGCCAGCGAAGGCTTTGCCAGAGACCTGACCGGCAAGACCGCCATCGTGACCGGCGGCAGCCAGGGACTGGGCGAAGCCATTGCACGCGAATTCGCGAGCCGAGGCCTCGGCGGCCTGCTGCTGACCGGCCGCAACCGCGAGCGCGGCGAGGCGGTCGCAGCCTCGCTTCGCAGCGCCACCTGCGACGCCCGCTTCCATGCCGCCGACCTCGCCGATCTCGAATCGGTCCGGGCGATCGTGCCCTTTACGGAAGCGAGCTTTGGCCGCATCGACATTCTCGTCAACGCCGCAGGCGACACCGACCGAGGCTCGATCTTCGATACCTCGCCGGACCTTTACGAGCGCATCATGGCGGTCAATCTGCGTGCGCCTTTCTTCCTGATCCAGGATGCAGCCGAAGCGATGCGCCGCCTGTCGATCGAAGGCGCGATCGTCAACATCCAGTCGATGTCGGCCCATGGCGGCCAGCCTTTCCTGTCGGCCTACAGCGTCTCGAAAGCCGCGCTGGCGGCGCTGACGAAGAACGCGGCCTATGGGCTGCTCGCGCACCGCATCCGCGTCAACGGCCTCAATATCGGCTGGATGGCGACGCCGGGCGAGGACGCGATCATGCGCAAGCGGCATGGCGCGCAGGATGGCTGGCTCGAAGAGGCCCAAGGCAAGCAGCCCTTCGGACGCCTGCTCGATCCGCGCGAGGTCGCCAAGGCGGTGGCCTATCTCGCTTCGGCCGAATCCGGCCTGATGACGGGTGCCAATATCGATTTCGACCAGTCGATCCTCGGAGCACATGACTGA
- the iolG gene encoding inositol 2-dehydrogenase produces the protein MRFGLLGAGRIGRIHGMNVAARADSTLVAVADASQEAAASLAAATGAKVATAEAILADASIDAVLICTPTDTHADLIEAAVSAGKAVFCEKPVDLDAGRIRRCLAIVETSGKPLMIGFNRRFDPNFAALESRLRAGEAGAIEIVSVISRDPSPPPVEYVARSGGLFRDMMIHDFDMARFLLAEEPIEVFALGSALVDPAIGEAGDVDTAAVLMKTASGRIAQISNSRRATYGYDQRIEVHGSKGMLRAGNIHETTVESATGQGFRADPVQNFFLERYAAAYRAELDAFVTACTGGKAPTPSGRDGLRAQILADAATESFRTGKPVAVALETI, from the coding sequence ATGCGATTTGGATTGCTGGGCGCCGGGCGGATCGGCCGGATTCACGGGATGAACGTCGCCGCGCGCGCCGATTCTACTCTGGTTGCGGTGGCCGACGCCTCTCAGGAGGCCGCAGCCTCGCTGGCGGCCGCCACGGGCGCGAAGGTTGCGACCGCTGAGGCCATCCTGGCCGACGCCTCGATCGACGCCGTCCTGATCTGCACGCCGACCGACACCCATGCCGACCTGATCGAGGCCGCCGTCTCGGCCGGAAAGGCGGTCTTCTGCGAAAAACCGGTCGATCTCGACGCCGGCCGCATCCGCCGCTGCCTCGCCATCGTGGAGACATCCGGCAAGCCGCTGATGATCGGCTTCAACCGCCGCTTCGATCCGAATTTCGCCGCCCTTGAAAGCCGCCTGCGGGCGGGCGAGGCCGGCGCGATCGAGATCGTCAGCGTGATCTCGCGCGATCCCTCGCCGCCGCCGGTCGAATACGTTGCGCGCTCCGGCGGGCTCTTCCGCGACATGATGATCCATGATTTCGACATGGCCCGTTTCCTTCTGGCCGAGGAGCCGATCGAGGTTTTCGCGCTGGGTTCGGCCCTGGTCGATCCGGCGATCGGCGAAGCCGGCGACGTCGACACCGCAGCGGTGCTGATGAAGACGGCATCGGGCCGGATCGCCCAGATCTCGAATTCGCGCCGCGCGACGTATGGCTACGACCAGCGCATCGAGGTCCACGGCTCGAAGGGCATGCTGCGCGCCGGCAACATCCACGAGACCACGGTCGAGAGCGCGACGGGGCAGGGCTTCCGCGCCGATCCGGTGCAGAACTTCTTCCTCGAGCGCTATGCCGCCGCCTATCGCGCCGAACTCGACGCCTTCGTCACGGCTTGCACAGGGGGCAAGGCGCCGACGCCCTCGGGCCGAGATGGCCTCAGGGCCCAGATCCTCGCCGATGCGGCCACCGAGTCCTTCCGAACGGGCAAGCCCGTCGCCGTCGCGCTGGAGACGATCTGA
- a CDS encoding inositol monophosphatase family protein: MTPAELDLRQYAVLGLVAEASVMAFDYFNKRDSLGITMKGAQDWLTVADGAVEEFLRQRLSVLFPADAVIGEEGGGEASDAVWIIDPIDGTSNFARGDRNWCISIGFLLKGVPEIGIIAAPALDEVYVGRRGRGATMNGQPIRVSGGSDITRAYVELGWSTRIPAANYLATIERGYAAGASIKRSGSGALGICHVANGRTDGYGELHINAWDVAAGIVIASEAGAAVNDFFAGDGIRTGNPILCCTPGLAEDLRAITGIF; encoded by the coding sequence ATGACCCCGGCCGAACTCGACCTGCGCCAATACGCCGTGCTCGGCCTCGTCGCCGAGGCAAGCGTCATGGCGTTCGACTATTTCAACAAGCGCGACAGCCTCGGCATCACGATGAAGGGCGCGCAGGACTGGCTGACCGTCGCCGACGGCGCGGTGGAGGAGTTCCTGCGCCAGCGGCTCTCCGTGCTGTTCCCGGCCGATGCCGTGATCGGCGAGGAGGGCGGCGGCGAGGCCTCAGACGCGGTCTGGATCATCGACCCGATCGATGGCACCTCGAATTTCGCCCGCGGCGACCGCAACTGGTGCATCTCGATCGGCTTCCTGTTGAAAGGCGTGCCCGAGATCGGCATCATCGCGGCGCCCGCGCTCGACGAGGTCTATGTCGGCCGGCGCGGCCGGGGCGCGACCATGAACGGCCAGCCGATCCGGGTGTCGGGCGGCAGCGACATCACCCGCGCCTATGTCGAACTCGGCTGGTCGACGCGCATTCCGGCCGCGAATTACCTCGCCACGATCGAACGCGGCTATGCGGCGGGCGCCTCGATCAAGCGATCGGGCTCGGGCGCGCTCGGCATCTGCCATGTCGCCAATGGACGTACCGACGGCTATGGCGAACTCCACATCAACGCCTGGGACGTGGCGGCGGGCATCGTCATCGCCTCTGAGGCCGGTGCGGCGGTCAATGATTTTTTTGCTGGCGACGGGATCAGGACCGGCAATCCGATCCTGTGCTGTACGCCCGGTCTTGCCGAGGACCTCAGGGCGATCACGGGGATTTTTTAA
- a CDS encoding LuxE/PaaK family acyltransferase: MTEATIIEALLAFLQRQDTTEEDFDRLALSVFAYQFEHNQPYRRFAIQRGRTTLTVRHWRDIPAVPITAFKDLTLSCRPANDIPHVFMTSGTTRAVRGRSYHPTLAVYDLSMILNFRQRFMRGQERIRMGILFPDEVAMPNSSLAHYLALALREFGMPDSAVMIGDAGLDMDRLMAALAQAEASGEPYALLGASYSFVHLIDELRRQGRSFRLPDGSRILDTGGFKGQSREVGADDFYDSLSETLGVPRSLCINMYGMTELSTQFYDSGNEACPPVKSGPHWIRSRVVDPLTGQDVAEGATGVLVHHDLAHFNSVSAILTEDAGVVVPGGFQLLGRVDGADSKGCSLAVEEFLRAARG, from the coding sequence GTGACCGAAGCGACGATCATCGAGGCCTTGCTGGCGTTCCTGCAACGGCAGGATACCACGGAAGAGGATTTCGACCGGCTGGCGCTGTCGGTCTTCGCCTACCAGTTCGAGCATAACCAGCCCTATCGCCGGTTCGCGATCCAGCGGGGCCGGACCACGCTGACTGTCCGGCACTGGCGCGACATCCCGGCCGTCCCGATCACCGCCTTCAAGGATTTGACACTGAGCTGCAGGCCGGCGAACGACATCCCGCATGTCTTCATGACCAGCGGCACCACCAGGGCCGTCAGGGGCCGCAGCTATCACCCGACGCTTGCGGTCTACGACCTCTCGATGATCCTGAATTTCCGGCAGCGCTTCATGCGGGGGCAGGAGCGCATCCGCATGGGCATCCTGTTTCCCGACGAAGTGGCGATGCCGAATTCGTCCCTGGCGCATTATCTGGCGCTGGCGCTGCGCGAGTTCGGAATGCCTGACAGCGCCGTCATGATCGGCGACGCCGGCCTCGATATGGACCGGCTTATGGCGGCCCTGGCTCAGGCGGAAGCCTCCGGCGAACCCTATGCCCTGCTCGGCGCGAGCTACAGTTTCGTGCATCTGATCGACGAGTTGCGCCGTCAGGGACGCAGCTTTCGTCTCCCGGACGGCAGCCGCATCCTCGATACCGGCGGCTTCAAGGGCCAGTCGCGCGAGGTCGGCGCCGACGATTTCTATGACTCCCTTTCGGAGACGCTCGGCGTGCCGCGTAGCCTGTGCATCAACATGTACGGCATGACCGAGCTCAGCACCCAGTTCTACGACAGCGGCAACGAGGCCTGCCCGCCGGTGAAATCGGGACCGCACTGGATCCGCAGCCGGGTGGTCGATCCGCTCACGGGGCAGGACGTGGCGGAGGGCGCGACCGGCGTCCTGGTGCATCACGACCTCGCCCATTTCAATTCGGTGTCCGCGATCCTCACGGAAGATGCCGGCGTCGTCGTGCCGGGCGGCTTCCAACTTCTCGGCCGCGTCGATGGCGCCGATTCGAAAGGCTGTTCCCTTGCGGTCGAGGAATTCCTCAGGGCCGCGCGGGGCTAG
- a CDS encoding acyl-CoA reductase: MNEVAGHLPGLSVGDVAWRTLSFGARGESVDVSVPMLTPEQGEALAARIRANARAYLATLSVTQIVAVIDEAIAQLLDRAHPLRRKAERLLPIVTGYDPEMVRLGLTGYLKTFRQPQLKRFLAEDFADPPILDEFQPRPKGGFAKAYGPELLLHVWAGNVPGLPLWSLISGLLVKAGTIGKLPSAEPLMAGWFAKLLAEIDPRLGECLAVIWWKGGDEAQERAWFAQADVIVAYGGNDALSAMRERVPVTTRFLPHGHKIGFGLVSRTALDTRKAGELARRAAHDVMSYDQQGCYSPQMLFVERGGRVSPREFAAYVAHELASISRKHPRGPLSIAEASGVALWRNAEELRVLAGARELLGDPADDWAVVCVDGPEALSPSALGRTIKIVAVDTLAEAVALVAPHRRFLQTAGVAAAPEELFHLANLLGQAGVTRIAAFGAMTSPEAGWHHDGRFNLLDLVTMTEIEQSAEAAAEGFAPYVD; the protein is encoded by the coding sequence GTGAACGAGGTCGCAGGCCATCTGCCGGGGCTCTCAGTGGGCGACGTGGCCTGGCGGACGCTGAGCTTCGGCGCGCGGGGCGAGAGCGTGGATGTCAGCGTGCCGATGCTGACGCCCGAACAGGGCGAGGCACTCGCCGCGCGCATCCGCGCCAATGCGCGCGCCTATCTCGCGACACTAAGCGTCACCCAGATCGTCGCCGTCATCGACGAGGCGATCGCGCAGCTGCTCGATCGCGCCCACCCCCTGCGCCGCAAGGCCGAACGGCTGTTGCCGATCGTCACCGGATACGATCCCGAGATGGTCCGGCTCGGACTGACCGGCTACCTGAAGACCTTCCGCCAGCCTCAGCTTAAGCGCTTCTTGGCGGAGGATTTCGCCGATCCGCCGATCCTCGACGAATTCCAGCCGCGCCCCAAGGGTGGCTTCGCGAAGGCCTACGGACCCGAACTCCTGCTGCATGTCTGGGCCGGCAATGTGCCCGGCCTGCCGCTGTGGAGCCTGATCTCCGGCCTGCTGGTCAAGGCCGGAACCATCGGCAAGCTGCCCAGCGCCGAGCCGCTGATGGCCGGCTGGTTCGCAAAGCTGCTGGCCGAGATCGACCCCAGGCTGGGCGAGTGCCTCGCCGTGATCTGGTGGAAGGGCGGCGACGAGGCTCAGGAGCGCGCATGGTTCGCGCAAGCCGACGTGATCGTTGCCTATGGCGGGAACGACGCGCTCTCTGCGATGCGAGAGCGCGTGCCCGTCACGACGCGCTTCCTGCCGCACGGACACAAGATCGGCTTCGGCCTAGTCTCGCGGACGGCCCTCGACACGCGCAAGGCCGGAGAGCTGGCGCGCCGCGCCGCCCATGACGTGATGAGCTACGATCAGCAGGGCTGCTATTCGCCCCAGATGCTGTTCGTCGAACGCGGGGGCCGCGTTTCGCCACGCGAGTTTGCGGCCTATGTCGCGCATGAGCTGGCCAGCATCTCGCGAAAGCATCCCCGCGGCCCACTGTCGATCGCGGAGGCAAGTGGCGTCGCGTTATGGCGAAATGCAGAGGAACTTCGCGTGCTCGCCGGCGCCCGCGAACTGCTTGGCGATCCGGCCGACGACTGGGCCGTGGTTTGCGTCGACGGGCCTGAAGCCCTGTCGCCAAGTGCTCTCGGCCGCACGATCAAGATTGTCGCGGTCGATACCCTGGCCGAGGCCGTTGCGCTGGTCGCGCCGCATCGCCGCTTTCTGCAGACCGCCGGCGTGGCCGCCGCCCCCGAAGAGCTCTTCCACCTCGCGAACCTGCTGGGACAGGCCGGGGTCACCCGCATTGCGGCGTTCGGCGCTATGACCTCGCCGGAGGCCGGCTGGCATCACGACGGTCGCTTCAACCTGCTCGACCTCGTTACCATGACGGAGATTGAGCAGTCCGCCGAGGCGGCGGCCGAGGGATTTGCCCCTTATGTCGATTGA
- a CDS encoding ABC transporter ATP-binding protein produces MSIEASESFVAIERVSFSHGAEPATVDGVDWTIPRGAVHCLVGRSGCGKTTLLKLAAGLLLPDEGDVRIDGLVLRGPGPRIGFVFQSSTLLDWLTVLDNVLLPISLKRRLRPQDHDKALDLLARVSLEGLAARYPHELSGGQQSRVAVARALVADPALLLLDEPFAALDALTREELQDDLLALCAEHSMTALFVTHDIAEAVYLGDRVAVMAAGRLHHQLTIDLPRPRGRDLRYGQPFNALCRELRQAMDAAA; encoded by the coding sequence ATGTCGATTGAAGCCTCGGAGAGCTTCGTCGCGATCGAGCGAGTCAGCTTCTCGCATGGAGCGGAGCCCGCAACGGTCGATGGCGTCGATTGGACGATCCCCCGCGGCGCCGTCCATTGTCTGGTCGGGCGCAGTGGTTGCGGCAAGACGACCCTGCTGAAGCTCGCTGCCGGGCTGCTCCTGCCCGACGAGGGCGACGTGCGTATCGACGGCCTCGTCCTGCGTGGCCCGGGCCCCCGCATCGGCTTCGTCTTCCAGTCATCGACCCTGCTTGATTGGCTTACCGTACTCGACAACGTCCTGCTGCCGATCTCGCTGAAACGACGGCTGCGCCCGCAAGACCATGACAAGGCGTTAGACCTGCTGGCGCGCGTTTCGCTGGAGGGTCTGGCGGCCCGTTACCCGCACGAGCTGTCCGGCGGGCAGCAGAGCCGCGTGGCGGTCGCGCGCGCGCTCGTCGCCGATCCAGCCCTGCTGCTGCTCGACGAGCCCTTCGCCGCGCTCGATGCGCTGACCCGCGAGGAGTTGCAGGACGACCTGCTCGCGCTCTGCGCCGAGCACAGCATGACCGCGCTTTTCGTCACGCACGACATTGCGGAGGCGGTCTATCTTGGCGATCGCGTCGCCGTCATGGCGGCCGGGCGGCTCCACCATCAGCTGACGATCGACCTGCCCCGCCCGCGCGGACGCGATCTGCGCTACGGCCAGCCCTTCAACGCGCTCTGCCGGGAGTTGCGGCAGGCGATGGACGCAGCAGCATGA
- a CDS encoding ABC transporter permease, which translates to MIARLCSALLLLALLGGWELYCRLAGVPSLIVPTPSSVLATLWSEIASGRLWPHLRITATEMTLGLALGCAIGLLAGIVLAEVAVLRRLLHPYIVASQVVPKLALGPLFIIWFGFGMTSTVVITALICFFPLMENIVTGLAQTDPARRELFRMLGATRFQTLWRLKLPSALPVILAGLRVAVVLALVGAVVGEFIGGRAGLGASIIAAQSVMDSSLMFALFIVITLLGMSFYQAALALEGVLLRHHLKGSS; encoded by the coding sequence ATGATCGCCCGGCTCTGCTCTGCCCTTCTCTTGCTCGCCCTGCTCGGTGGCTGGGAACTCTATTGCCGCCTCGCGGGCGTGCCCTCCCTGATCGTCCCGACGCCATCGAGCGTGCTGGCGACGCTATGGTCGGAGATCGCCAGCGGGCGGCTCTGGCCGCATCTGCGCATCACCGCGACCGAGATGACGCTCGGGCTGGCGCTCGGCTGCGCGATCGGGCTGCTCGCCGGGATCGTACTCGCCGAGGTCGCTGTCCTGCGCCGCCTGCTTCATCCCTACATCGTCGCGAGCCAGGTCGTGCCCAAGCTCGCGCTCGGGCCGCTCTTCATCATCTGGTTCGGCTTCGGCATGACCTCGACCGTCGTGATTACGGCGCTGATCTGCTTCTTTCCCCTGATGGAAAACATCGTCACCGGGCTCGCCCAAACCGACCCGGCGCGGCGCGAACTGTTCCGGATGCTCGGCGCCACGCGCTTTCAGACGCTCTGGCGCCTCAAGCTGCCGAGCGCGCTGCCGGTCATTCTGGCAGGGCTTCGCGTGGCCGTCGTCCTCGCGCTGGTCGGCGCGGTCGTCGGCGAATTCATCGGCGGCCGGGCGGGGCTGGGAGCCTCGATTATCGCGGCCCAGAGCGTGATGGATTCGAGCCTGATGTTTGCGCTCTTCATCGTGATCACCCTGCTGGGAATGTCGTTCTATCAAGCCGCACTCGCCCTCGAAGGCGTGCTGTTGCGCCATCATCTGAAAGGCTCGTCATGA
- a CDS encoding ABC transporter substrate-binding protein, which produces MTASYRRRTLFALALAGLAGAASLVSASAQTLDKVTVAGWSQPISEITNLLAEPDKGFFKKQGIALDYVPGTGGGSAIQTMLTGKADIAFTDPAAFYLALDKGEKLVAIYNIYPQNVFNVVAPKSKGIRGPADLKGKRIGVYSLSSGTRQNLQVLLNQVGLTEADVTIEVTGLLNFAPLIQGQVDATAATDTGLLVGRMKGLPEVDVIEVKDHLNLPSDIFVVTQATYEAKKDVLKRFLAAYRDSAAWMIAEPQAAAKIAVERAINGRDEALNLEIIKLRNLSSVSATTASKGLGHFDDHVMQQGADAFAKLGLIARPLDMAQVVKTDLIP; this is translated from the coding sequence ATGACCGCATCCTATCGTCGTCGCACCCTGTTCGCATTGGCCCTCGCCGGCCTGGCCGGAGCGGCCAGCCTCGTGTCCGCATCGGCGCAGACGCTCGACAAGGTGACCGTCGCGGGCTGGAGCCAGCCGATCAGCGAGATCACGAATCTGCTGGCCGAGCCCGACAAGGGCTTCTTCAAAAAGCAGGGCATCGCGCTGGACTATGTGCCCGGAACGGGCGGCGGCTCCGCCATCCAGACCATGTTGACGGGCAAGGCCGACATCGCCTTCACCGACCCGGCCGCCTTCTACCTCGCGCTCGACAAGGGCGAGAAGCTGGTCGCGATCTACAACATCTATCCGCAGAACGTCTTCAACGTGGTCGCGCCGAAATCCAAGGGCATCAGGGGCCCGGCCGACCTCAAGGGCAAGCGGATCGGCGTCTATAGCCTGTCGAGCGGCACGCGCCAGAACCTGCAGGTGCTGCTCAACCAGGTCGGCCTGACCGAGGCCGACGTGACGATCGAGGTCACCGGCCTGCTGAACTTCGCCCCGCTGATCCAGGGCCAGGTCGACGCCACGGCCGCCACCGATACAGGCCTCCTCGTCGGCCGCATGAAGGGCCTGCCCGAGGTCGACGTGATCGAGGTCAAGGACCATCTCAATCTGCCCAGCGACATCTTCGTCGTCACCCAGGCGACCTATGAGGCGAAGAAGGATGTGCTGAAGCGCTTCCTCGCCGCCTATCGCGACAGCGCCGCCTGGATGATCGCCGAGCCGCAGGCCGCCGCCAAGATCGCCGTCGAGCGCGCCATTAACGGCCGCGACGAGGCCCTCAACCTCGAAATCATCAAGCTGCGCAATCTCTCGAGCGTATCCGCCACCACCGCGAGCAAGGGCCTCGGCCATTTCGACGACCATGTCATGCAGCAGGGAGCCGACGCCTTCGCCAAGCTCGGCCTGATCGCAAGGCCGCTCGACATGGCACAGGTCGTCAAGACCGACCTGATCCCATAA
- a CDS encoding SDR family oxidoreductase, with the protein MKFRDRSVLVTGASRGIGAAIAKAFAAEGAFVVVNYLRNEAAANEVVEACGALGGQALAVAADVTSEAQVGVMMARIGDEIGRLDAVVNNAFAPYVFDPDDRQRFWETPWSAYQTQIDGSVKAAYTICQAALPLMRRRSRGSIVNLASDLVARPSIPYHDYTTAKAALIGFSRTLAAELGPLGIRVNCVAPGLVYPTDASRSTREDVRAALIAQTPLRRIATVEDIAGPVLFLASDWSEFMTGQTLHVDGGLVMA; encoded by the coding sequence ATGAAGTTCAGGGACAGATCCGTCCTGGTCACGGGCGCAAGCCGGGGCATCGGCGCTGCAATCGCAAAGGCCTTCGCAGCCGAGGGCGCCTTCGTGGTCGTCAACTACCTGCGCAACGAGGCCGCAGCCAACGAGGTGGTCGAGGCTTGCGGGGCTCTCGGCGGGCAGGCGCTGGCCGTGGCGGCCGATGTGACCTCCGAAGCTCAGGTCGGCGTGATGATGGCGCGCATCGGCGACGAGATCGGCCGGCTCGACGCCGTCGTGAACAACGCCTTCGCGCCCTATGTCTTCGATCCCGACGATCGCCAGCGCTTCTGGGAAACGCCATGGTCGGCCTATCAGACCCAGATCGACGGTTCGGTGAAGGCCGCCTACACAATCTGCCAGGCCGCATTGCCGCTGATGCGCAGGCGCAGCCGCGGCAGCATCGTCAACCTCGCCAGCGATCTCGTGGCGCGCCCCTCGATTCCCTATCACGACTACACCACGGCAAAGGCCGCGCTGATCGGCTTCAGCCGCACGCTCGCAGCCGAACTCGGCCCGCTCGGCATCAGGGTCAACTGCGTGGCGCCGGGGCTGGTCTATCCGACCGATGCGAGCCGCTCGACCCGCGAGGACGTCCGTGCCGCCCTGATCGCGCAGACGCCGCTGCGGCGCATCGCGACGGTGGAGGACATTGCTGGGCCGGTGCTATTCCTCGCCTCCGACTGGAGCGAATTCATGACCGGCCAGACTTTGCATGTCGACGGTGGGCTGGTCATGGCTTGA
- a CDS encoding IclR family transcriptional regulator encodes MVVKNRSSHEEGRGDMASEPGSDAKALGVASVQRALNILTAFQVNDSGLTLAELSRRTGYYKSTLLRLLATLQDHRFVSKLPDGRYTLGSIVFYLGQVYDQSLNLRAVIEPVLKDLAKETDEDAMFEIRENDSRLVLLRSDGQQRVREHVMVGTLLPLDVGAPGHVLTRFANGPGRHTGEDLIIDSFGERDPEIAGVAAPVFGPGSRLIGSLCVTGTITRFHNKEHLRAIRAAVMRAARQLTSSLGGEARSIFP; translated from the coding sequence ATGGTTGTTAAGAACCGATCGAGCCATGAGGAAGGGCGCGGCGACATGGCCTCCGAACCCGGCTCCGACGCGAAAGCGTTGGGCGTTGCCTCCGTTCAACGCGCCCTCAATATTCTGACGGCATTTCAGGTCAACGATAGCGGTTTGACCCTGGCCGAGTTATCGCGGCGCACGGGGTACTATAAAAGTACCCTATTGCGCTTGCTTGCGACGCTTCAGGACCATCGCTTCGTGTCAAAGCTTCCGGATGGAAGGTATACGCTCGGATCCATTGTTTTCTACCTCGGGCAAGTGTACGATCAGTCGCTTAATCTTCGCGCGGTGATCGAGCCCGTCCTCAAGGATCTCGCCAAGGAAACCGATGAAGACGCCATGTTCGAGATCAGGGAGAACGATAGCCGTCTCGTGCTCCTGCGGTCCGATGGCCAGCAACGTGTCCGGGAGCATGTCATGGTCGGCACGCTGTTGCCGCTGGACGTTGGGGCTCCGGGACATGTGTTGACCCGGTTTGCGAACGGGCCCGGGCGGCATACTGGAGAGGACCTTATTATCGACAGCTTTGGCGAGCGGGATCCGGAGATCGCCGGCGTTGCAGCACCGGTTTTCGGGCCCGGCAGCCGATTGATCGGATCGCTCTGTGTGACCGGTACGATCACGCGGTTTCACAACAAAGAGCATTTGCGGGCCATTCGCGCTGCCGTGATGCGGGCTGCACGCCAGCTTACGTCCTCTCTGGGGGGTGAGGCGCGCTCGATCTTCCCTTAA
- a CDS encoding carboxymuconolactone decarboxylase family protein, giving the protein MSRSEQFEKGLKVRRQVLGADYVDGSLAKADDFMMAFQEITTEWCWGYAWTRPGIDLKTRSMLNLAMLTALSKPVELKLHVKGALANGVTVDEIKEILLQATVYSGIPAGLDAFKAAHEVLKAEGAIPAEK; this is encoded by the coding sequence ATGTCCCGTAGCGAACAGTTCGAGAAGGGCTTGAAAGTCCGCCGCCAGGTGCTCGGCGCCGATTATGTGGACGGCAGCCTCGCCAAGGCTGACGACTTCATGATGGCGTTCCAGGAAATCACGACGGAATGGTGTTGGGGTTATGCCTGGACGCGGCCGGGCATCGATCTCAAGACCCGATCCATGCTGAACCTCGCGATGCTGACGGCGCTCAGCAAGCCGGTCGAGCTGAAGCTTCACGTCAAGGGCGCTCTCGCAAACGGCGTGACGGTGGACGAGATCAAGGAAATCCTGCTTCAGGCCACGGTCTATTCCGGCATCCCGGCAGGTCTCGACGCCTTCAAGGCGGCCCATGAGGTGCTAAAGGCCGAAGGCGCCATCCCCGCCGAGAAGTAG